One region of Anoplopoma fimbria isolate UVic2021 breed Golden Eagle Sablefish chromosome 10, Afim_UVic_2022, whole genome shotgun sequence genomic DNA includes:
- the ripor2 gene encoding rho family-interacting cell polarization regulator 2 isoform X4 yields the protein MAAGTHSPGGPNGIIRSQSFAGFSTLQERRSRCNSFMGNSAVQKKPQSKPKKTHLSGHKGGSSSREPQPKRLEEVYNALKQGLDEYLEVHQTELDKLMCLMKDMKRNSRLGVLYDLDKQIKTIERYMRRLEFHMSKVDELYEAFCIQSRLRDGASRMKQAFSASPSTKGTKESIAEVNRRYKEYTENMSTFESELENLLGEFHIKMKGLAGFARLCPGDQYEIFMRYGRQRWKLKGRIEVNSRQSWDGDDMLFMPLITDLINIKVTELKGLASHMLVGSVICETKELFTAMPQVVAVDINDLGTIKLNLEVTWYPFDVEDLTLSSSNVSKATALQRRVSVYSQGTPETPTFQDTSFFKWRPYPVERQRLSFLHMLRDTLLEKLRRSRSFGDLASLRPRPKSSLEVYSTLPDDVFENGGCGVAECKRLSFTFSDTSGSTPSPAPSSHSPGQSNPEITVTPPEMDLSPTQILPTREDSIAEEHIVEEEEEEEEEEYEEDLETGSRGSRGTNASLASDEAEVAEDSEWERTESQRNSGSNCGSVATSLCSDGHLSTVAPEDVFLDHTDELKPVELDTEEAGSLTRQLVKRLTSSDIAATSGSSTDGGGSLSWAGEGSRAFLESSLEEAIHSLLMRLESLNHRCRELQDLEQEVMRLEDLLKCRLPGHRSRSSSLSLTVESALESFDFLNTSDFDDEDTGDDNAVLSTPPQRSPLFDTDGERIGRQHPEARGHLSEALTEDTGVGNSVAGSPVPLTTGNENLDVAIVIHLQYCNHLIQLLTSGIGVWQRRSLLLKLSGQTQLLEELAELSVDKLGAITSAADVLPGLAERPQLMTLWSECSGSSGLFHTTLDRVFKHMNQRYTAVLQERHPHSADTVIGVVVSEMVDRSDLQAAHSPTATELSQDVLTVFQFHSYILQHEVLDMETHLLHLAREEMFAEALCSQDYSRCLAELEEVPVSSLWPRNSTLRALASLLTAEDPQVNKAAADYLSSASQSHFRIRALECYTHALSEAGVQSQRAACSALSCLQAVESIKAVVALCDSADEELRHVAIETLLTFGEEGRLVYEQLDMVPGEIVRLGTRRGNAVTTAF from the exons gtgtAACTCTTTCATGGGGAACTCGGCAGTGCAGAAGAAGCCTCAGTCCAAGCCAAAGAAGACCCACCTGTCAGGACACAAGGGAGGCAGCAGCTCCAGGGAGCCGCAGCCCAAAAGACTGGAGGAAGTTTACAACGCACTCAAACAAGGCCTGGA TGAGTATCTTGAAGTTCATCAAACAGAGCTGGACAAACTCATGTGTTTGATGAAGGACATGAAGAGGAACTCTCGCCTG ggAGTGCTCTACGATCTTGACAAG CAAATCAAAACCATCGAAAGGTACATGAGACGCCTGGAGTTTCACATGAGCAAG GTGGATGAGCTGTACGAGGCCTTCTGCATTCAGAGCCGTCTGAGGGACGGAGCCAGCCGGATGAAGCAGGCCTTCTCCGCCTCCCCCTCCACTAAAGGCACCAAGGAGAGCATCGCAGAGGTCAACCGCCGCTATAAGGAGTACACTGAG AACATGAGCACGTTTGAGAGCGAACTGGAGAACCTGCTCGGGGAGTTTCATATCAAAATGAAAG GTTTGGCAGGCTTTGCGAGGCTCTGTCCTGGAGACCAGTATGAG ATCTTCATGCGGTACGGTCGCCAGCGCTGGAAGTTGAAGGGAAGAATAGAAGTGAACTCCAGACAGAGTTGGGATGGAGACGATATGCTCTTCATGCCTCTCATCACTGACCTCATCAACATCAAG GTGACGGAGCTGAAGGGCCTCGCCTCTCACATGCTGGTGGGCAGCGTGATCTGTGAGACCAAGGAGCTGTTTACTGCCATGCCTCAGGTGGTGGCTGTGGACATAAACGACCTGGGGACCATCAAACTCAACCTGGAGGTCACGTGGTA CCCCTTCGATGTCGAGGACCTGACTTTGTCGTCTAGTAACGTGAGTAAGGCCACAGCACTCCAGAGACGAGTATCCGTTTACAGCCAGGGCACGCCGGAGACCCCCACTTTCCAGGACACCTCCTTCTTT AAGTGGCGGCCATATCCCGTGGAGCGCCAGCGCCTCTCCTTCCTGCACATGCTCCGAGACACCCTGCTAGAGAAGTTAAGGCGCAGTCGCTCGTTTGGTGACCTGGCCTCACTGCGGCCAAGGCCCAAATCCAGTCTGGAGGTCTAT TCAACTTTACCAGATGATGTCTTTGAGAACGGGGGCTGCGGTGTGGCCGAGTGTAAGCGTCTCTCCTTCACCTTTTCGGACACCTCTGGTTCCACGCCCAGCCCTGCACCAAGCTCCCACTCCCCAGGCCAGTCCAACCCTGAGATCACAGTCACCCCTCCAGAAATGGACCTGTCACCTACACAAATCCTCCCTACAAGGGAGGACTCCATTGCTGAGGAGCATAtagtggaggaagaagaagaagaggaggaggaggagtacgAAGAAGACCTGGAAACGGGTAGTAGAGGAAGTAGGGGCACCAATGCCAGCCTCGCTAGTGATGAGGCCGAAGTGGCAGAGGACTCTGAGTGGGAGCGCACAGAGTCACAGCGAAATTCTGGCTCCAACTGTGGTTCAGTTGCCACGTCCCTCTGCTCTGACGGCCACCTGTCTACGGTGGCTCCAGAGGATGTTTTCCTAGACCACACTGACGAACTGAAACCTGTGGAGCTGGACACAGAGGAAGCGGGCAGCCTGACCAGGCAGCTCGTGAAGAGGCTGACTTCTTCGGATATTGCGGCGACAAGTGGGAGCTCAACGGATGGAGGAGGAAGTCTGAGCTGGGCGGGAGAGGGGAGCAGGGCTTTCCTTGAGAGCAGCCTGGAGGAGGCCATCCACAGCCTGCTGATGAGGCTTGAGTCTCTGAACCACCGCTGTCGAGAATTGCAGGACCTGGAGCAGGAAGTGATGCGTCTGGAGGACCTGCTCAAG TGCCGTCTCCCTGGTCACAGGAGCCGGTCATCCAGCCTCAGTCTGACAGTAGAGAGTGCCCTGGAGAGTTTTGACTTCCTCAACACCTCTGACTTTGATGACGAGGATACTGGAGACGATAACGCCGTCCTCAGTACCCCCCCACAGAGGTCTCCACTTTTCGATACAGACGGAGAAAGGATCGG TAGACAGCACCCAGAAGCCAGAGGACACCTGAGTGAAGCCCTGACAGAGGACACCGGCGTGGGCAACAGTGTGGCAGGAAGCCCTGTGCCGCTCACCACTGGAAACGAGAACCTGGACGTTGCTATCGTCATCCACCTGCAGTACTGTAATCACCTCATACAG TTGTTGACCAGCGGGATAGGTGTGTGGCAGCGACGCAGTCTTCTCCTCAAACTCTCCGGACAGACTCAGCTGTTAGAAGAGTTAGCAGAGCTCAGTGTTGACAAACTGGGAGCAATTACATCTGCTGCAGATG tccTCCCGGGCCTCGCAGAGCGCCCACAGCTGATGACTTTGTGGTCAGAGTGCAGCGGTTCGTCAGGACTTTTCCACACCACACTGGACAGAGTGTTCAAACACATGAACCAGCGCTACACAGCAGTACTGCAGGAGAGACACCCACACAGCGCTGACACAG tGATTGGCGTCGTAGTGAGCGAGATGGTGGACAGGAGCGATCTGCAGGCGGCACACAGTCCTACTGCCACTGAGCTCTCCCAGGACGTCCTGACAGTGTTTCAGTTCCACAGCTACATCTTACAACATGAAGTGTTGGACATGGAGACACACCTCCTGCATCTGGCCAGAGAAG AGATGTTTGCAGAGGCACTGTGCAGTCAGGATTATTCTCGGTGTCtagcagagctggaggaggtgcCTGTGTCATCCTTGTGGCCTAGAAACAGCACCCTGAGGGCCCTGGCCTCCCTGCTCACTGCAGAAGACCCTCAGGTCAACAAGGCAGCAGCCGACTACCTCTCTTCTGCATCGCAAAGCCACTTCAGGATCAGA GCACTGGAGTGCTACACCCACGCACTGTCAGAGGCTGGAGTTCAGAGCCAGAGGGCGGCCTGTTCAGCTCTCAGCTGTCTGCAG GCAGTAGAGAGCATCAAGGCTGTGGTAGCACTGTGTGATTCAGCTGATGAAGAGCTTCGCCATGTTGCCATAGAAACCCTGCTCACATTTG GTGAGGAGGGGCGACTGGTGTACGAGCAGCTGGACATGGTACCCGGGGAAATCGTCCGCCTTGGCACACGGCGGGGAAACGCTGTCACAACTGCCTTCTGA
- the ripor2 gene encoding rho family-interacting cell polarization regulator 2 isoform X2, protein MAMADIAEDDLDEVMRDEAEDVFLQDGVSSHVPEIMAAGTHSPGGPNGIIRSQSFAGFSTLQERRSRCNSFMGNSAVQKKPQSKPKKTHLSGHKGGSSSREPQPKRLEEVYNALKQGLDEYLEVHQTELDKLMCLMKDMKRNSRLGVLYDLDKQIKTIERYMRRLEFHMSKVDELYEAFCIQSRLRDGASRMKQAFSASPSTKGTKESIAEVNRRYKEYTENMSTFESELENLLGEFHIKMKGLAGFARLCPGDQYEIFMRYGRQRWKLKGRIEVNSRQSWDGDDMLFMPLITDLINIKVTELKGLASHMLVGSVICETKELFTAMPQVVAVDINDLGTIKLNLEVTWYPFDVEDLTLSSSNVSKATALQRRVSVYSQGTPETPTFQDTSFFWRPYPVERQRLSFLHMLRDTLLEKLRRSRSFGDLASLRPRPKSSLEVYSTLPDDVFENGGCGVAECKRLSFTFSDTSGSTPSPAPSSHSPGQSNPEITVTPPEMDLSPTQILPTREDSIAEEHIVEEEEEEEEEEYEEDLETGSRGSRGTNASLASDEAEVAEDSEWERTESQRNSGSNCGSVATSLCSDGHLSTVAPEDVFLDHTDELKPVELDTEEAGSLTRQLVKRLTSSDIAATSGSSTDGGGSLSWAGEGSRAFLESSLEEAIHSLLMRLESLNHRCRELQDLEQEVMRLEDLLKCRLPGHRSRSSSLSLTVESALESFDFLNTSDFDDEDTGDDNAVLSTPPQRSPLFDTDGERIGRQHPEARGHLSEALTEDTGVGNSVAGSPVPLTTGNENLDVAIVIHLQYCNHLIQLLTSGIGVWQRRSLLLKLSGQTQLLEELAELSVDKLGAITSAADVLPGLAERPQLMTLWSECSGSSGLFHTTLDRVFKHMNQRYTAVLQERHPHSADTVIGVVVSEMVDRSDLQAAHSPTATELSQDVLTVFQFHSYILQHEVLDMETHLLHLAREEMFAEALCSQDYSRCLAELEEVPVSSLWPRNSTLRALASLLTAEDPQVNKAAADYLSSASQSHFRIRALECYTHALSEAGVQSQRAACSALSCLQAVESIKAVVALCDSADEELRHVAIETLLTFGEEGRLVYEQLDMVPGEIVRLGTRRGNAVTTAF, encoded by the exons gtgtAACTCTTTCATGGGGAACTCGGCAGTGCAGAAGAAGCCTCAGTCCAAGCCAAAGAAGACCCACCTGTCAGGACACAAGGGAGGCAGCAGCTCCAGGGAGCCGCAGCCCAAAAGACTGGAGGAAGTTTACAACGCACTCAAACAAGGCCTGGA TGAGTATCTTGAAGTTCATCAAACAGAGCTGGACAAACTCATGTGTTTGATGAAGGACATGAAGAGGAACTCTCGCCTG ggAGTGCTCTACGATCTTGACAAG CAAATCAAAACCATCGAAAGGTACATGAGACGCCTGGAGTTTCACATGAGCAAG GTGGATGAGCTGTACGAGGCCTTCTGCATTCAGAGCCGTCTGAGGGACGGAGCCAGCCGGATGAAGCAGGCCTTCTCCGCCTCCCCCTCCACTAAAGGCACCAAGGAGAGCATCGCAGAGGTCAACCGCCGCTATAAGGAGTACACTGAG AACATGAGCACGTTTGAGAGCGAACTGGAGAACCTGCTCGGGGAGTTTCATATCAAAATGAAAG GTTTGGCAGGCTTTGCGAGGCTCTGTCCTGGAGACCAGTATGAG ATCTTCATGCGGTACGGTCGCCAGCGCTGGAAGTTGAAGGGAAGAATAGAAGTGAACTCCAGACAGAGTTGGGATGGAGACGATATGCTCTTCATGCCTCTCATCACTGACCTCATCAACATCAAG GTGACGGAGCTGAAGGGCCTCGCCTCTCACATGCTGGTGGGCAGCGTGATCTGTGAGACCAAGGAGCTGTTTACTGCCATGCCTCAGGTGGTGGCTGTGGACATAAACGACCTGGGGACCATCAAACTCAACCTGGAGGTCACGTGGTA CCCCTTCGATGTCGAGGACCTGACTTTGTCGTCTAGTAACGTGAGTAAGGCCACAGCACTCCAGAGACGAGTATCCGTTTACAGCCAGGGCACGCCGGAGACCCCCACTTTCCAGGACACCTCCTTCTTT TGGCGGCCATATCCCGTGGAGCGCCAGCGCCTCTCCTTCCTGCACATGCTCCGAGACACCCTGCTAGAGAAGTTAAGGCGCAGTCGCTCGTTTGGTGACCTGGCCTCACTGCGGCCAAGGCCCAAATCCAGTCTGGAGGTCTAT TCAACTTTACCAGATGATGTCTTTGAGAACGGGGGCTGCGGTGTGGCCGAGTGTAAGCGTCTCTCCTTCACCTTTTCGGACACCTCTGGTTCCACGCCCAGCCCTGCACCAAGCTCCCACTCCCCAGGCCAGTCCAACCCTGAGATCACAGTCACCCCTCCAGAAATGGACCTGTCACCTACACAAATCCTCCCTACAAGGGAGGACTCCATTGCTGAGGAGCATAtagtggaggaagaagaagaagaggaggaggaggagtacgAAGAAGACCTGGAAACGGGTAGTAGAGGAAGTAGGGGCACCAATGCCAGCCTCGCTAGTGATGAGGCCGAAGTGGCAGAGGACTCTGAGTGGGAGCGCACAGAGTCACAGCGAAATTCTGGCTCCAACTGTGGTTCAGTTGCCACGTCCCTCTGCTCTGACGGCCACCTGTCTACGGTGGCTCCAGAGGATGTTTTCCTAGACCACACTGACGAACTGAAACCTGTGGAGCTGGACACAGAGGAAGCGGGCAGCCTGACCAGGCAGCTCGTGAAGAGGCTGACTTCTTCGGATATTGCGGCGACAAGTGGGAGCTCAACGGATGGAGGAGGAAGTCTGAGCTGGGCGGGAGAGGGGAGCAGGGCTTTCCTTGAGAGCAGCCTGGAGGAGGCCATCCACAGCCTGCTGATGAGGCTTGAGTCTCTGAACCACCGCTGTCGAGAATTGCAGGACCTGGAGCAGGAAGTGATGCGTCTGGAGGACCTGCTCAAG TGCCGTCTCCCTGGTCACAGGAGCCGGTCATCCAGCCTCAGTCTGACAGTAGAGAGTGCCCTGGAGAGTTTTGACTTCCTCAACACCTCTGACTTTGATGACGAGGATACTGGAGACGATAACGCCGTCCTCAGTACCCCCCCACAGAGGTCTCCACTTTTCGATACAGACGGAGAAAGGATCGG TAGACAGCACCCAGAAGCCAGAGGACACCTGAGTGAAGCCCTGACAGAGGACACCGGCGTGGGCAACAGTGTGGCAGGAAGCCCTGTGCCGCTCACCACTGGAAACGAGAACCTGGACGTTGCTATCGTCATCCACCTGCAGTACTGTAATCACCTCATACAG TTGTTGACCAGCGGGATAGGTGTGTGGCAGCGACGCAGTCTTCTCCTCAAACTCTCCGGACAGACTCAGCTGTTAGAAGAGTTAGCAGAGCTCAGTGTTGACAAACTGGGAGCAATTACATCTGCTGCAGATG tccTCCCGGGCCTCGCAGAGCGCCCACAGCTGATGACTTTGTGGTCAGAGTGCAGCGGTTCGTCAGGACTTTTCCACACCACACTGGACAGAGTGTTCAAACACATGAACCAGCGCTACACAGCAGTACTGCAGGAGAGACACCCACACAGCGCTGACACAG tGATTGGCGTCGTAGTGAGCGAGATGGTGGACAGGAGCGATCTGCAGGCGGCACACAGTCCTACTGCCACTGAGCTCTCCCAGGACGTCCTGACAGTGTTTCAGTTCCACAGCTACATCTTACAACATGAAGTGTTGGACATGGAGACACACCTCCTGCATCTGGCCAGAGAAG AGATGTTTGCAGAGGCACTGTGCAGTCAGGATTATTCTCGGTGTCtagcagagctggaggaggtgcCTGTGTCATCCTTGTGGCCTAGAAACAGCACCCTGAGGGCCCTGGCCTCCCTGCTCACTGCAGAAGACCCTCAGGTCAACAAGGCAGCAGCCGACTACCTCTCTTCTGCATCGCAAAGCCACTTCAGGATCAGA GCACTGGAGTGCTACACCCACGCACTGTCAGAGGCTGGAGTTCAGAGCCAGAGGGCGGCCTGTTCAGCTCTCAGCTGTCTGCAG GCAGTAGAGAGCATCAAGGCTGTGGTAGCACTGTGTGATTCAGCTGATGAAGAGCTTCGCCATGTTGCCATAGAAACCCTGCTCACATTTG GTGAGGAGGGGCGACTGGTGTACGAGCAGCTGGACATGGTACCCGGGGAAATCGTCCGCCTTGGCACACGGCGGGGAAACGCTGTCACAACTGCCTTCTGA